A genomic window from Elusimicrobiota bacterium includes:
- a CDS encoding pyruvate ferredoxin oxidoreductase (catalyzes the formation of acetyl-CoA from pyruvate and coenzyme A), translated as MMVNIKELSQIPERLTGGHRLCGGCGATIAVRQILMGTKNPVVVGSATGCLEVSTTIYPYSAWKVPFIHNAFENSASNMSGVETAYKAMKKKGKIKEDIKFLAFGGDGGTYDIGLQALSGMLERGHNILYVCYNNEAYMNTSVQRSGATPYGADTTTSPAGKIKAGKDRIRKDLTSIVAAHHVPYAAQATISNWKDLVTKAEKAFSTEGPTFINVLAPCFRGWRYPAEKTVEMSKLAVETGYWPLIEVENGVWKFTYKPSVRKPIADFLKPQRRFEHLFQDKNKHLLDKIQEQVDEHWAYLERLTSVSCLGEAPAV; from the coding sequence ATAATGGTCAATATAAAAGAATTATCACAGATTCCGGAGAGGCTTACAGGCGGGCATCGCCTTTGCGGCGGTTGCGGCGCAACAATTGCGGTCAGGCAGATTTTGATGGGAACAAAAAACCCGGTTGTCGTAGGTTCTGCCACCGGTTGTTTGGAAGTATCAACAACAATTTATCCTTATTCGGCATGGAAGGTGCCTTTTATTCACAACGCTTTTGAAAACTCAGCGTCAAATATGAGCGGTGTTGAAACGGCATACAAAGCGATGAAGAAAAAAGGTAAAATCAAGGAAGATATTAAATTTTTGGCATTCGGCGGTGACGGCGGCACTTACGACATCGGTTTGCAGGCGCTCAGCGGAATGCTTGAAAGAGGCCACAATATACTTTATGTATGCTATAACAATGAAGCTTACATGAATACAAGCGTCCAAAGAAGCGGCGCAACTCCTTATGGCGCTGATACAACAACATCTCCTGCAGGTAAAATCAAAGCCGGTAAAGACCGGATTAGAAAAGACCTTACTTCCATAGTAGCCGCGCATCATGTTCCATACGCAGCTCAGGCAACAATTTCCAACTGGAAAGACCTTGTTACAAAAGCGGAAAAAGCATTTTCAACCGAAGGCCCTACGTTTATTAATGTGCTGGCGCCATGTTTCAGAGGCTGGAGATACCCGGCTGAAAAAACCGTTGAAATGTCAAAGCTTGCCGTCGAAACAGGTTACTGGCCTTTAATTGAAGTTGAAAACGGAGTTTGGAAATTTACATACAAACCGTCAGTAAGAAAACCCATAGCTGATTTTTTAAAGCCGCAGAGAAGGTTCGAGCACCTTTTCCAGGACAAGAACAAACACCTTTTAGATAAAATCCAGGAGCAGGTTGATGAACACTGGGCTTATCTTGAAAGGCTTACGTCCGTTTCCTGTCTCGGAGAAGCGCCAGCTGTATGA
- a CDS encoding flavodoxin family protein yields the protein MKLLAIYGSPRKDGNSDILLDEAWKGAGITAEKVYIRDLDIKPCTGCRSCDSTGKCIISDDMAQLYKKIEEADRIILSSPIFFYGLPGKLKGMADRAQCYWVRKYKLKSGQPRAGKFDRKLGSFICVGATAGEKLFDGVKLTVKYFYDVFNIEYFSELLVRKVDNKGDILATNSPKEAQELGRKLCEPVHPSHS from the coding sequence ATGAAGCTGCTTGCAATTTACGGTAGTCCTAGAAAAGACGGCAATTCAGATATTTTATTGGATGAAGCCTGGAAGGGCGCTGGGATTACCGCAGAAAAAGTTTATATCCGGGATTTAGATATAAAACCCTGTACCGGGTGCAGGTCATGTGATTCGACAGGCAAATGTATAATTTCGGATGACATGGCGCAATTGTATAAAAAAATTGAGGAGGCAGATAGAATAATTCTATCGTCTCCTATTTTTTTCTACGGCTTGCCGGGGAAATTAAAAGGAATGGCGGACCGCGCCCAATGTTACTGGGTGAGAAAATATAAACTTAAATCAGGCCAGCCCAGGGCTGGGAAATTTGACAGAAAGCTTGGTTCATTTATTTGTGTAGGAGCCACCGCAGGCGAAAAATTATTTGACGGGGTAAAACTCACGGTCAAATATTTTTATGATGTTTTCAATATAGAGTATTTTTCAGAGCTTTTAGTAAGAAAAGTAGACAACAAAGGGGATATTTTAGCTACCAATTCCCCGAAAGAAGCGCAAGAGCTTGGCAGAAAACTTTGTGAACCCGTCCATCCTTCCCATTCCTAA